A stretch of the Natrinema pellirubrum DSM 15624 genome encodes the following:
- a CDS encoding ArsB/NhaD family transporter, translating to MVSETLVTGLVGLTFGLLFFRQIRVYPLTRAVTAATGAVVVVALGATSPEQALASIDTETILLLFGMLAHVEALSRSGFYPWAATLLVRRTGTVRRLVIGTLWVAAGLSALALNDAVVLLMTPVLIQAVKGTDTTPTGPLIAVILGANIGSLATPLGNPQNAYILSQSGLSTVAFVKTLAPVAFVSLLVASLLLAVQYDGTAVRSTVSLPDLDRQWALSSGGFLLATFVLLAAFPSTNAGIVAASMGVLHLAWLQLFRKVPGNDILAEMDWGILVLFVGLFVLVGSLEGTTLVDRLRAVDSGIGFAGVIFLLSNVVSNVPAVVLLSTTVTDPQSWYLLAAVSTLAGNATPVASAATLIVLDQASRRGVDISVGQLVRVGFPIAVVTTAVATGLLLF from the coding sequence ATGGTCTCCGAAACACTGGTGACTGGCTTGGTCGGCCTCACGTTCGGCCTGCTCTTTTTTCGCCAGATTCGGGTGTATCCGCTCACCCGTGCCGTCACGGCGGCAACCGGGGCGGTGGTCGTCGTCGCCCTCGGGGCCACATCACCGGAACAGGCGCTCGCGAGCATCGATACCGAGACGATCCTGCTTCTGTTCGGGATGCTCGCACACGTCGAAGCGCTCTCTCGAAGCGGCTTCTACCCATGGGCAGCCACACTCCTCGTGCGGCGGACTGGGACCGTTCGGCGACTCGTCATCGGCACGCTCTGGGTCGCCGCCGGATTGAGCGCGCTCGCACTCAACGACGCGGTCGTCCTGTTGATGACGCCCGTATTGATACAGGCGGTCAAGGGAACGGATACGACGCCGACCGGACCGCTGATTGCGGTTATTCTCGGGGCGAACATCGGTAGCCTCGCGACACCACTCGGTAACCCCCAGAACGCGTACATTCTAAGTCAGAGCGGCCTCTCGACCGTCGCGTTCGTGAAGACGCTGGCTCCGGTCGCGTTCGTCTCGTTGCTCGTGGCAAGTCTTCTCCTGGCCGTCCAGTACGACGGGACGGCCGTCCGATCGACGGTATCGCTGCCTGACCTCGATCGACAGTGGGCGCTCTCTAGCGGTGGCTTTCTGCTCGCGACGTTCGTACTGTTGGCTGCGTTCCCGTCGACGAACGCGGGCATCGTTGCAGCCTCGATGGGTGTGCTCCATCTCGCGTGGCTGCAGCTGTTCCGAAAAGTGCCCGGAAACGACATTCTCGCGGAGATGGACTGGGGAATTCTCGTCCTCTTCGTGGGACTGTTCGTTCTCGTCGGGAGTCTCGAAGGCACGACACTGGTGGACCGGCTCCGTGCAGTCGATAGCGGGATCGGGTTCGCTGGCGTGATCTTTCTACTCTCGAACGTCGTGAGCAATGTCCCGGCGGTCGTGCTGCTATCGACGACAGTCACCGACCCGCAGTCGTGGTACTTGCTGGCCGCGGTGAGTACACTCGCCGGGAACGCCACGCCCGTGGCGAGTGCTGCGACGTTGATCGTTCTGGATCAGGCGAGTCGCCGTGGGGTCGACATTTCGGTCGGACAACTTGTTCGAGTCGGCTTCCCGATCGCAGTGGTGACGACCGCTGTTGCGACGGGACTGCTTTTATTCTGA
- a CDS encoding UPF0058 family protein has protein sequence MNKQAFLHLHGLLAEVSEQYESRISGDLELDEYETLDTRPTSIHKSKDDHKAAMFALARDITSDMEIDSETEPVAPTAD, from the coding sequence ATGAACAAGCAAGCGTTCCTGCACCTCCATGGTCTCCTGGCAGAAGTATCAGAACAGTACGAATCACGGATATCAGGCGATCTTGAACTCGACGAGTACGAGACGCTCGATACCCGACCAACATCGATCCACAAATCGAAAGACGACCACAAGGCCGCTATGTTTGCACTCGCACGAGATATCACCTCCGACATGGAGATAGATTCAGAAACCGAACCGGTCGCTCCAACTGCCGACTGA
- a CDS encoding histone deacetylase family protein — MKFGYSEVCLDHETGPRHPENSDRLRAIRRALTDYNDVKYVDAAPATRDRILAVHDEDYVAEFESFCASGGGNWDADTVAVESTWEASLASAGLAEWAAKTALDQRTEQFPPFSLGRPPGHHAVEDDAMGFCFFNNIAIAAQSVIDVGTAERVAIIDWDVHHGNGTQEIFYDDGSVFYVSFHEDGLYPGTGFVEETGTGDGTGTTLNVPFPPGTTEHGYLTAIDEVVGPELLAFDPDLLLVSAGFDAHRHDPISRMSVSTDGYGLLTQQVRKIAVSTGAGLGFVLEGGYSLDTLSESIQMVYDVCSGYQPTTEDCEVSDAARDVIDSLIAQFEQTNARG; from the coding sequence ATGAAATTCGGGTATTCTGAAGTCTGCCTCGACCACGAAACCGGGCCACGTCATCCCGAAAACTCGGACAGACTGCGAGCCATCCGGCGGGCACTTACAGACTACAACGACGTCAAGTACGTCGACGCGGCTCCGGCGACACGTGATCGTATTCTTGCGGTGCACGACGAGGACTACGTCGCCGAGTTCGAATCGTTCTGTGCGTCTGGCGGAGGAAACTGGGATGCTGATACCGTCGCTGTTGAGAGCACGTGGGAGGCAAGCCTTGCCAGCGCTGGTCTTGCCGAGTGGGCCGCCAAAACGGCCCTTGACCAACGAACCGAGCAATTTCCTCCGTTCTCACTCGGCCGGCCGCCGGGTCACCATGCTGTCGAAGATGACGCGATGGGCTTTTGCTTCTTCAATAACATCGCAATCGCTGCCCAGTCCGTCATCGATGTCGGGACCGCTGAGCGGGTGGCAATCATCGATTGGGACGTCCATCACGGGAACGGGACACAGGAGATTTTCTACGACGACGGCAGCGTCTTCTACGTCTCGTTCCACGAGGACGGACTCTATCCGGGCACCGGCTTCGTTGAAGAAACCGGCACAGGTGACGGCACGGGGACGACACTGAATGTGCCGTTTCCACCTGGAACGACTGAACATGGCTATCTCACCGCGATCGACGAGGTGGTCGGCCCCGAATTACTCGCGTTCGATCCTGATCTGCTTCTGGTAAGTGCCGGCTTCGACGCACACAGACATGATCCAATTTCGCGGATGTCCGTTTCAACCGATGGGTATGGCTTACTGACCCAGCAGGTTCGAAAGATTGCGGTCAGCACCGGTGCTGGTTTGGGATTTGTGCTCGAAGGCGGCTACAGCCTCGATACGCTCTCCGAAAGCATTCAGATGGTATATGACGTCTGCAGTGGCTATCAGCCAACCACGGAAGACTGTGAGGTATCCGACGCTGCTCGCGACGTCATCGATAGCCTCATAGCACAATTCGAGCAGACGAATGCAAGAGGATGA
- a CDS encoding IS6 family transposase yields MPKINRLSGCTDWIDLDFVERQRTPERAMKLGIQLQLAGVSLSNTVSILEELGVDRSRKAVHDWVQKADLQPTEGRSPNHVAVDETVIRINDQQFWLYAAADPDINNLLHLRLFSTTTTALTEIFLRELRQKHDVESAVFLVDGAQHLQTALARAGLRFQTERNGNRNAIERIFRELKRRTSSFSNCFSHVEPQTAENWLQAFAAWLNAPN; encoded by the coding sequence ATGCCAAAAATCAACCGCCTCAGCGGATGTACAGACTGGATTGATTTGGATTTTGTGGAACGACAGCGGACACCCGAGCGTGCGATGAAGCTCGGTATTCAACTGCAGTTAGCGGGGGTCTCGCTGTCGAATACCGTCTCTATCCTCGAAGAACTGGGTGTCGATCGATCTCGTAAAGCAGTCCACGATTGGGTCCAAAAGGCCGATTTACAGCCCACAGAGGGTCGAAGCCCGAATCACGTTGCTGTGGACGAAACCGTGATTCGAATTAATGATCAGCAATTCTGGCTGTATGCTGCCGCCGATCCCGACATTAACAATTTGCTGCATCTTCGACTATTTTCGACAACAACGACCGCATTAACCGAGATCTTTCTACGAGAACTTCGTCAGAAACACGATGTCGAATCCGCCGTGTTTCTGGTCGATGGCGCTCAACACCTCCAAACTGCGCTGGCCAGAGCTGGGCTCCGATTTCAAACAGAACGAAATGGAAATCGGAACGCCATCGAACGAATTTTTCGAGAACTCAAACGCCGAACTTCCTCGTTCTCAAACTGTTTTAGCCACGTTGAGCCGCAAACCGCTGAAAATTGGCTCCAAGCATTTGCTGCCTGGCTCAATGCTCCTAACTAA
- a CDS encoding ZIP family metal transporter — MVSVAELFVRVAGENPVIQGFVGGIVIAGLNLFGALLVFVWRDPSERALDGALGFAAGVMLAAAFTSLIIPGIEQYSGGNPIPTLVGIVLGVIFLDQADRLVPHAHYLLTGRRRADEANPSTSLPVANERLVPVVLFILAITLHNMPEGLAVGVGFGSGDIDNAISLMLAIGIQNIPEGLAVSVAAINAGLDRRSYAVFAGLRSGIVEIPLAVVGALAVNVVEPLLPYAMGFAAGAMLFVISDEIIPETHTHGYERTATLGVMAGVIVMLYLDVSLG; from the coding sequence ATGGTTTCAGTAGCTGAGCTATTTGTTCGAGTCGCTGGTGAAAACCCCGTAATTCAGGGGTTTGTCGGTGGCATCGTTATCGCGGGACTCAATTTGTTCGGCGCGTTGTTGGTGTTCGTCTGGCGCGACCCGTCGGAACGGGCGCTCGATGGTGCCCTCGGGTTTGCAGCTGGTGTGATGCTGGCCGCAGCCTTCACGAGTCTCATCATCCCCGGAATCGAGCAATATTCTGGTGGAAATCCGATTCCGACGCTGGTCGGCATCGTACTCGGCGTCATCTTTCTCGATCAAGCCGACCGGCTCGTCCCACACGCACACTACTTGCTGACCGGGCGCAGACGGGCAGATGAGGCCAACCCCAGTACGTCCCTCCCAGTCGCTAACGAACGACTGGTTCCCGTCGTGCTGTTCATTTTAGCGATTACACTTCACAATATGCCAGAAGGACTGGCAGTCGGCGTCGGGTTCGGCTCCGGGGACATTGATAACGCAATTTCGCTGATGCTGGCGATCGGTATCCAAAATATTCCTGAAGGACTTGCCGTCTCGGTAGCGGCGATCAATGCAGGGCTCGATCGGCGCTCCTATGCCGTCTTCGCTGGGTTGCGGTCGGGAATCGTCGAAATCCCGCTCGCGGTGGTGGGTGCCCTGGCGGTGAATGTTGTCGAACCCCTCCTCCCGTATGCGATGGGGTTCGCCGCGGGCGCAATGCTGTTTGTGATCTCCGACGAAATCATCCCCGAGACTCATACGCATGGCTACGAGCGGACCGCCACACTCGGGGTGATGGCTGGCGTCATCGTGATGCTGTATCTCGACGTCAGTTTGGGCTAA
- the ilvD gene encoding dihydroxy-acid dehydratase — MSRQLASEQSDRQKSADLRSGEVTDGVERAPHRAMFRAMGYDDEDLTSPMVGIPNPAGDITPCNVHLDDVADSAIDGIDQAGGMPIEFGTITISDAISMGTEGMKASLISREVIADSVELVAFGERMDALVTVAGCDKNLPGMMMAAIRTDLPSVFLYGGSIMPGEHDGREVTIQNVFEGVGAVASGEMSEDDLDDLERHACPGAGSCGGMFTANTMASLSEALGLAPLGSASAPAESEERYTVGRRAGELVLDCVEHDRKPSDILSKESFENAIALQVAIGGSTNGILHLLALSAEAGIDLEIEEFDRISRRTPKIVNLQPGGERVMNDLHEIGGVPVVLRRLLNAGLIHGDALTVTGRTIEAELDELDLPPDEEIDVDFLYSVEEPIHDEGAIKILTGNIAPDGAALKVTADDNFHHEGPARVFETEEAAMQYVQDGHIESGDVIVIRNEGPQGGPGMREMLGVTAAVVGAGHEDDVAMLTDGRFSGATRGPMIGHVAPEAYVGGPIAALEDGDHVTIDIPNRSIDVDLSDSELEGRLDDWEQPDPPYPSGVLAKYGFAFGSAANGAVTNPSLKREN; from the coding sequence ATGAGCCGACAGCTAGCGTCCGAACAGTCGGATCGACAGAAATCAGCAGACCTGCGCAGCGGCGAGGTGACTGATGGCGTCGAACGTGCCCCGCACCGTGCTATGTTTCGGGCGATGGGATACGACGACGAGGATCTAACCTCGCCGATGGTCGGCATCCCGAATCCTGCAGGAGATATCACACCGTGTAACGTCCACCTTGACGACGTGGCCGACAGCGCGATCGACGGCATCGACCAAGCTGGTGGAATGCCGATCGAATTCGGGACGATCACAATCTCCGACGCGATCTCGATGGGGACCGAAGGCATGAAAGCCTCGCTCATCTCACGGGAGGTGATCGCCGATTCGGTCGAACTCGTCGCCTTCGGCGAACGCATGGACGCACTCGTTACCGTCGCTGGGTGTGACAAAAACCTCCCTGGAATGATGATGGCGGCGATCCGAACCGACTTACCGTCCGTGTTCCTCTATGGCGGATCGATTATGCCTGGCGAACACGACGGCCGCGAGGTAACGATCCAGAACGTCTTCGAGGGTGTCGGGGCGGTCGCCTCAGGAGAGATGTCCGAGGACGACCTCGACGACCTCGAGCGCCACGCCTGTCCCGGTGCCGGCTCCTGTGGTGGGATGTTCACCGCAAACACGATGGCGTCGCTGAGCGAGGCGCTCGGGCTTGCCCCGCTCGGATCTGCCAGCGCGCCCGCTGAGAGTGAGGAACGGTATACTGTCGGGAGGCGAGCCGGTGAACTCGTGCTCGACTGCGTTGAACACGACCGAAAGCCATCCGACATCCTCTCGAAGGAGAGCTTCGAGAACGCGATCGCGCTGCAGGTCGCGATCGGGGGGTCGACCAACGGTATCTTACACCTGCTCGCGCTGTCCGCCGAAGCCGGGATCGACCTCGAGATCGAGGAGTTCGACCGTATCTCTCGGCGCACACCCAAGATCGTAAATCTCCAGCCCGGCGGGGAACGCGTCATGAACGACCTCCACGAAATCGGTGGCGTCCCCGTCGTCCTCCGCCGACTACTGAACGCCGGGTTGATCCACGGCGACGCACTGACAGTGACGGGCCGGACGATCGAAGCAGAACTCGATGAACTCGATCTGCCACCAGACGAGGAGATCGATGTTGATTTCCTGTACTCGGTCGAGGAGCCGATTCATGACGAGGGTGCGATCAAGATCTTGACGGGGAACATCGCGCCCGACGGTGCAGCCCTCAAGGTGACCGCAGACGACAATTTCCATCACGAGGGGCCAGCACGGGTCTTCGAAACCGAGGAAGCTGCCATGCAGTACGTCCAAGACGGCCACATCGAATCGGGTGACGTCATCGTCATCCGCAACGAGGGGCCCCAGGGCGGCCCGGGGATGCGGGAGATGCTCGGCGTCACCGCCGCCGTGGTCGGTGCCGGCCACGAAGACGACGTCGCGATGCTAACGGACGGCCGGTTCTCCGGTGCAACGAGGGGACCGATGATCGGTCACGTTGCCCCCGAAGCCTACGTTGGTGGTCCGATAGCCGCCCTCGAAGACGGCGACCACGTCACCATCGATATCCCGAACCGATCGATCGACGTGGATCTCTCGGACTCCGAGCTAGAGGGCCGACTCGACGACTGGGAGCAACCTGATCCCCCCTATCCATCTGGTGTTTTGGCAAAGTACGGATTCGCGTTCGGGTCGGCGGCAAACGGCGCCGTCACGAATCCCAGCCTCAAGCGCGAGAACTAA
- a CDS encoding DUF7260 family protein: MTSVPTQRGGGQYRIEGGKIDLIPWEIRAWIVDANEISLTGVGFDSLQQRHETVASYRDLCEDVARTRQQFRRGTTNNGLTPASAILIQRRNPVLHVSDECSDWSEPRNEQAGANRVNSVWQFTDYTTDDSLELFHHINNFYTFVNINTYGNCRVSTSCRRETRRGR, translated from the coding sequence GTGACGAGCGTTCCGACACAACGCGGAGGAGGTCAATACCGGATCGAAGGCGGGAAGATTGACCTCATCCCCTGGGAAATCAGGGCATGGATCGTCGACGCGAACGAGATATCGTTGACCGGCGTCGGCTTCGACTCACTGCAACAGCGGCACGAAACGGTGGCAAGCTATCGCGACCTCTGTGAGGATGTGGCTCGCACTCGACAGCAATTCCGTCGGGGAACGACGAACAACGGTTTGACGCCGGCGTCCGCCATCTTGATACAGCGAAGGAATCCCGTCCTTCACGTGAGTGACGAGTGTTCCGACTGGTCGGAACCGAGGAACGAACAGGCGGGAGCGAATCGCGTAAACTCCGTGTGGCAATTCACCGACTACACCACCGATGACTCCCTAGAGTTGTTCCACCATATAAATAACTTTTATACTTTCGTAAATATAAATACATATGGTAACTGTCGAGTTTCGACGTCCTGCCGTCGTGAAACTCGACGTGGGCGATGA
- a CDS encoding IMPACT family protein encodes MADTYRTVGGRGQTRFTVQGSEFIGHVAPAESVDAAESFIEEIQEEYDDATHNVPAYRVPAEPTAGGSTDEGFLREYASDADEPSGSAGKPALNVLQGQELRNVVVVITRYYGGTNLGIGGLARAYARATTDAITDAGVIEERPHERFAIAVAYDDSGTVRSILESADVEFDADYEADVRFTVRVPLETAADLRDRLRSATSNRVQFPDQGR; translated from the coding sequence ATGGCTGATACCTATCGGACTGTCGGCGGCCGTGGTCAGACACGGTTCACAGTCCAGGGATCGGAGTTTATCGGCCATGTCGCCCCGGCGGAGTCGGTTGACGCCGCGGAGTCGTTCATCGAGGAGATCCAGGAGGAGTACGACGACGCGACACACAACGTCCCGGCCTACCGCGTGCCTGCGGAACCGACAGCCGGAGGGTCCACAGATGAGGGATTCCTCCGGGAGTACGCGAGCGACGCTGACGAACCCTCGGGATCGGCCGGGAAACCCGCTCTAAACGTCCTTCAAGGCCAGGAGTTGCGAAACGTGGTCGTGGTCATCACCCGCTACTACGGCGGGACGAACCTGGGTATTGGCGGACTGGCTCGGGCCTACGCCCGGGCGACGACCGATGCCATCACGGACGCTGGAGTGATTGAGGAGCGTCCCCACGAACGGTTCGCCATCGCCGTCGCATACGATGACTCTGGGACGGTTCGTTCGATCTTGGAGAGTGCTGACGTCGAGTTCGATGCCGACTACGAGGCGGACGTTCGGTTCACGGTTCGGGTTCCTCTCGAGACGGCAGCGGACCTCCGCGATAGGCTCCGTAGCGCAACCAGCAATCGAGTCCAATTCCCTGATCAGGGGCGTTAG
- a CDS encoding NADP-dependent malic enzyme — protein sequence MGLDEDSLEYHRTPPAGKIEISTTKPTNTQRDLSLAYSPGVAAPCRAIRDTPADAFTYTAKGNLVGVVSDGSAVLGLGDIGAQASKPVMEGKGVLFKRFADIDVFDIELDEADTDAMSRAIASMEPTFGGINLEDIKAPKCFKLEERLREELDIPVFHDDQHGTAIISGAALLNAAAIAEKRLEDLEIVFSGAGAAAIATARFYVSLGVSRDNITMCDSSGIITEHRVETDGVNEYKREFTRDVSDGDLSDAMIGADVFVGLSVGGIVDQAMVRSMADDPIIFALANPDPEIDYETAKEARDDTVIMATGRSDYPNMVNNVLGFPFIFRGALDVRATEINEEMKVAAARALADLARQDVPDAVVKAYGDQPLQFGSEYILPKPLDPRVLFELAPAVARAAMESGAARRELDLEAYVEELEARLGKSREMMRIVLNKAKTAPKRVVLAEGDNEKMIRAAAQLVEQGIAEPVLVGDRNRIETIIETLALDVDPEIVDPTETNLDPYAERLYELRQRKGITRREAHTLVQDSNYLSSVMVEMGDADAMLTGLMHHYPSALRPPLQVIGTAADTEYAAGVYMLTFKNRVVFCADATVNQQPDEAVLAEVTKHTAELARRFNIEPRAALLSYSNFGSVDNEGTRKPRRAAASLREDPDVDFPVDGEMQADTAVVEDILQGTYEFADLDDPANILVFPNLEAGNIGYKLLQRLGGAEAIGPMLVGMDKPVHVLQRGDEVNDIVNLASVAVVDAQQRIM from the coding sequence ATGGGATTAGACGAGGACTCTCTGGAGTACCATCGAACGCCGCCAGCCGGGAAGATCGAGATCTCGACGACGAAACCAACGAATACACAACGGGATCTGAGCCTAGCATACTCGCCAGGTGTCGCTGCCCCGTGCCGCGCCATCCGTGACACCCCGGCAGATGCGTTCACCTATACGGCGAAGGGCAATCTCGTGGGCGTCGTTTCGGATGGCAGTGCGGTCCTCGGATTAGGCGATATCGGTGCACAAGCCTCGAAACCCGTCATGGAGGGGAAGGGCGTCCTGTTCAAGCGCTTCGCAGACATCGACGTCTTCGACATCGAACTCGATGAAGCTGACACAGACGCGATGAGCCGTGCGATTGCCTCGATGGAACCGACCTTTGGGGGAATCAACCTCGAAGACATCAAGGCCCCCAAGTGTTTCAAACTCGAAGAGCGACTCCGCGAGGAGCTAGATATCCCTGTCTTCCACGATGACCAGCACGGGACGGCGATCATCAGTGGTGCGGCACTGCTCAACGCCGCCGCTATCGCGGAGAAACGCCTCGAAGATCTCGAGATAGTCTTCTCTGGGGCGGGTGCTGCTGCCATCGCAACAGCTCGCTTTTACGTCTCACTCGGTGTCTCTCGGGACAATATCACGATGTGTGATTCATCGGGGATCATTACGGAGCATCGCGTCGAGACGGATGGCGTCAACGAATATAAACGCGAGTTCACGCGCGACGTCTCCGACGGCGACCTCAGCGATGCGATGATCGGCGCGGACGTGTTCGTCGGGCTGTCGGTGGGCGGTATCGTCGATCAAGCGATGGTTCGATCGATGGCGGACGACCCCATCATCTTCGCGCTGGCAAACCCGGATCCTGAGATCGACTACGAGACGGCTAAGGAGGCTCGCGATGACACCGTGATCATGGCTACGGGCCGATCGGACTACCCGAATATGGTGAACAACGTGCTCGGGTTCCCCTTCATCTTCCGGGGGGCACTCGACGTGCGGGCTACCGAAATCAATGAAGAGATGAAGGTCGCCGCCGCTCGGGCCCTCGCAGACCTCGCCCGCCAGGACGTCCCGGATGCCGTTGTCAAAGCCTACGGCGATCAACCGTTGCAGTTCGGGTCCGAGTACATCCTCCCCAAGCCGTTAGACCCACGGGTTCTGTTCGAGCTTGCGCCCGCCGTTGCGCGAGCAGCGATGGAAAGCGGGGCCGCCCGCCGCGAACTCGACCTCGAGGCGTACGTCGAAGAACTGGAGGCCCGACTCGGGAAGTCCCGGGAGATGATGCGGATCGTATTAAATAAGGCGAAAACTGCTCCGAAGCGGGTCGTCTTGGCCGAGGGTGATAACGAGAAGATGATCCGGGCGGCCGCCCAGCTCGTCGAACAGGGTATCGCCGAGCCCGTGCTCGTCGGCGACCGCAATCGCATCGAAACGATTATCGAGACGCTGGCGCTCGACGTCGACCCCGAAATCGTCGATCCTACAGAGACCAATCTTGACCCGTACGCTGAGCGACTCTACGAACTCCGGCAGCGTAAGGGCATTACGCGCCGCGAAGCACACACACTCGTCCAGGATAGCAACTACCTGAGTTCGGTCATGGTCGAGATGGGTGATGCCGACGCAATGCTCACCGGGCTCATGCATCACTATCCGTCGGCACTGCGCCCACCGCTCCAGGTCATCGGTACCGCCGCTGACACCGAGTACGCGGCTGGCGTCTACATGCTCACGTTCAAGAATCGGGTCGTCTTCTGTGCCGATGCGACCGTCAACCAACAGCCCGACGAGGCAGTGCTCGCGGAAGTGACCAAACACACGGCGGAGTTAGCCCGGCGGTTCAATATCGAGCCGCGGGCCGCCCTGCTGTCGTACTCGAATTTCGGCTCGGTCGACAACGAGGGGACGCGCAAGCCTCGCCGTGCGGCTGCCAGCCTGCGCGAGGACCCCGATGTCGATTTCCCTGTCGACGGCGAAATGCAGGCGGACACTGCCGTCGTTGAGGATATCCTCCAGGGGACCTACGAGTTCGCCGACCTCGATGACCCGGCGAACATCCTGGTGTTCCCGAACTTGGAAGCGGGCAATATCGGATACAAACTGCTCCAGCGGCTCGGCGGAGCCGAGGCGATCGGTCCGATGCTCGTCGGGATGGACAAGCCAGTCCACGTCTTGCAGCGTGGCGACGAAGTCAACGACATCGTAAATCTGGCGAGTGTCGCGGTCGTCGACGCACAGCAGAGAATTATGTGA
- a CDS encoding DUF202 domain-containing protein has protein sequence MVEKADVQLELAQERTRLARERTILAHIRTGFASFLFGAAVLGLFGDSLSFVGTAFILVGIVFLATSGISYLRSNQRVSHLLDDIERPFHRNG, from the coding sequence ATGGTCGAAAAAGCGGACGTTCAGCTGGAACTTGCACAAGAAAGGACCCGGCTAGCACGCGAGCGGACCATCCTGGCCCATATCAGAACTGGCTTCGCCTCGTTTCTCTTTGGAGCAGCCGTCCTCGGGTTATTTGGTGACTCACTTTCTTTCGTCGGGACGGCGTTCATTCTCGTTGGTATTGTATTTCTTGCTACCAGCGGGATATCGTACCTTCGGAGCAATCAGCGTGTTAGCCATCTCCTCGACGATATCGAACGTCCGTTCCATCGGAACGGATAG
- a CDS encoding formate/nitrite transporter family protein: protein MRQTPTREVLELLIDGGLNEINRQTSGLLLSGFSAGLDIGFGPLMMGVVLTLSPGGFGDLPTELLMASVYSIGFLFVILGQSELFTEHTTLAVMPVLDGQATMRQLTRLWGLVYVGNIVGGVVFTLLVVVLLPGLGVVTPAAFEAIASNLVFADVQRLFVGAVFAGWLMGLLAWLITAAQETTSQMIVIWVITAMIGILHLPHSIAGNVEVLFGVFTASSISVLDYLEFVLLATVGNAFGGVTFVALLKYGHVVRGAE from the coding sequence ATGAGACAGACCCCAACGCGCGAGGTCCTCGAGTTGTTGATCGACGGCGGCCTCAACGAGATCAACCGCCAGACGTCCGGCCTGTTACTCTCTGGGTTCTCGGCTGGTCTCGATATTGGATTCGGCCCGCTCATGATGGGCGTGGTACTGACACTCTCCCCCGGTGGCTTTGGGGACCTCCCGACGGAGTTACTCATGGCGAGCGTGTACTCCATCGGGTTCCTCTTCGTCATCCTAGGTCAATCGGAGCTGTTCACCGAACACACCACCCTCGCCGTGATGCCTGTACTCGACGGGCAAGCAACGATGCGGCAGCTCACTCGGCTCTGGGGACTGGTCTACGTTGGGAACATCGTCGGCGGGGTCGTGTTTACACTCCTCGTCGTCGTTCTGCTCCCAGGCCTGGGAGTCGTTACACCGGCCGCCTTCGAAGCAATCGCGTCGAATCTTGTCTTCGCTGACGTACAGCGACTGTTCGTCGGTGCGGTGTTCGCCGGGTGGCTGATGGGGTTGCTGGCCTGGCTGATCACCGCCGCTCAGGAGACGACGAGCCAAATGATCGTCATCTGGGTCATCACTGCGATGATCGGGATCCTGCACCTGCCGCACTCTATCGCGGGGAACGTCGAGGTGCTCTTTGGTGTGTTCACCGCATCATCGATCTCTGTCCTGGACTATCTCGAGTTCGTTCTCCTTGCGACGGTCGGAAACGCATTCGGCGGCGTGACGTTCGTCGCTCTGCTGAAATACGGCCACGTTGTTCGAGGAGCTGAGTAA